From Microbacterium sp. CGR2:
CAGAACGGTGCCGGCGGAGTCGACGATGTTCTTGGCGGTGACCGGTGCGCGGTCGACGGCACCGGGGAGAGCGTCGACGGTGCCCTGGATGGCCTGCGGATCGGCCTCGATGCGCAACTGGCCGCCGTCGTTGACGATGGTGAGCCAGCTCGCGGCCACTGCAGGGGCGATGGGGACGACGCGCTCTTCGCCGACGTAGAAGCCGATGTTGCCGAGCATCGTGTTGACCGCCGCCACGGTGGCGGCGGCATCTTCGTCCGACACAGCGGCCGGAGCTTCGGCAGGGGCACCGGAGAACTCGAGTGTCTTCTCGCCGTCGGCGACCGCCTCGGTGAAGGCGGCGTTGAGCGCGACCACGTCGATCCCTGTGCCTGCCTCAGCCGGCGTGGCGACGTAGGTGGCCTTGGCGGTGTCGAAGACGACTCCGGCATCGACCGGGTCGGAGAAGCTGGTCGGCACAGCGTCGCGGAGAGCGGCTGTCGCCTTGTCGACGTCGAGCGTGATGTCGGCGGCGACCGGCTCGCCCATCCAGGCGCCGAGGTTCCACATCGGGTCCGAGGCGAAGGCCTCGTCGGCGAGGGCCGACGCGTCGAGCGTGGCGCCGAGATCGGATCCGGTGAGGACGGTGCCGTCGCCTTCGCCCGTCAAGACGACCTCGGTCTCGGCGAGGTGCGCGCTGATGGCCTCTGCTGCCGCTCCAGGGGTCAGCCAGCCCACCGGGATGCCGGCGACGGTGGTGCCGGGAGCGATGAGGATGGTAGACGCTGCACCGGCGCCGAGGGCGAGCACGCCGACGCCGAGGCCGATCCACAAGCCCAGGCGACGCTTCTTCGGTGCGGGCTCGATGGGTGCCCAGGCGAGCGGCTGCTCGCCGGTGGTCGGCGGCATGGAGTCGGGGCCGGCACCGGACGGGGTCAGCACCGCGGTGGATGCGTCATCACCGTGTGCCTCATCTGCAGCGCCGCGCGCTGCGATCAGATCAGTCACGAACTTCACCCCCCGGTTCTCAACGTGCTCTCACACCATGGTACGGGATGGGAGATAACAGGAAGGCAACGGTCCTGGCGAATCGACACGCCGCGGATCGGGTGATCAGTCGATGACGGCGAGCCCGTCGATCTCGACGAGCATCTCTTCGCGGGGAAGCCCGGTGAAGACCGTGGTGCGGGAAGGCAGCACGCCGCTCGTCGTGTGCGCGTTCACGAAGGCGCCATAGGCGTCGTTCATGATCGGGAAGTCCTCACGCTTGGTCAGGTACACGCGAAGCATCACCACGTCGTCGAACGTCGCTCCGGATGCCTCGACGATCGCCTTCACGTTCTCCAGAGTGCGGGTGGTCTGCGCGGCGACATCGCCCGGGAACAGGTATTCATTGGTCTCGGGGTCGACGGGCCCCTGGCCGGAGACCTGCACGATCGGGCCCTTGCGGACACCCTGCGAGAAGGTGTGGGCGGGGGCGGGAGCGGCATCGGTGGAAACACGGGTCTTCGCGGTCATGTCTCCAGCCTAGTAGCGTTGTTAGATGCCTCTACAAATTCCTCGGTCCGAGATCCGACCGGTCGCGACATGCTGCTGAGCGCTGAGAAAGCGAGCGCCGGTGGCGTCCGCGTGTACCGCCGCGCGACCGTGGTCGACGGAACGGGACGGCCGCGCTACTGCGCCGATGTCGCTGTCGAGGGCGCTCGCATCGTCGCGGTCATCCAGGAGGCGGATGCGGATGCTTCCGCACAGCTGACGCTCCCGGAGGGTGCCATCGAGGTCGACGCGACCGGGCTGGTGCTCGCGCCCGGATTCATCGACATGCACGCGCACAGCGATCTGGCCGTACTGCGCGGCAGTGATCATCAGGCGAAGATCAGGCAGGGCGTCACCACCGAGGTGCTGGGCCAGGACGGCCTCGGCTATGCGCCGCTCAGCGACGCGGCCGCACCCGTCATCGCCGCGCAGATCGCCGGCTGGAACGGGATGCCGGCCACGGCTCCGTGGCGCACGATGGATGACCTGCTCACGGCGATCGACGCCGCCACGGTCGCCAATGCGGCGGTGCTCGTGCCGCAGGGCAACCTCCGGATGATGGTGGTCGGCCACGAGAACCGCCCGGCGACTCCGACGGAGATCGCAGCGATGGGTGAACTGCTCGGCGCGGCCCTCGACGCGGGGGCATTCGGGATGTCGAGCGGGCTGACCTACACGCCGGGCATGTATGCCGACGTCGCGGAGCTCGAAGCGCTCTGCCGAGTCGTCGCGGAGCGCGGTGGATACTGGGCCCCGCACACGCGCAGCTACGGCGGGGGAGCGCTGGCCGCGTACCGTGAGGCCCTCGACATCGGCCGGCGCACCGGCTGCCCTGTTCACCTCACCCACGCCACGATGAACTTCGCCCCGAATCGCGGGCGCTCGGGCGAACTGCTCGCGTTGATCGACGACGCGATCGCCGACGGGGTCGATGTGACGCTCGACACCTACCCGTACCTGCCGGGTGCGACGACCCTCGCCGCCCTGCTTCCGAGCAGACTCGCCGCCACCGGTGACCTGCTGCGCACACTCGCAGAGTTGGATGCCGCCGGACGCGAGGCCGTCCGGGTGGAACTCGAGGAGCTCGGCTGTGACGGATTCCATGGCGAGAAGGCCGATTGGTCGGCGATTCAGATCTCCGGCACCGCGAACCCCGCGCTCGCCGACCTCGTCGGACGCACCATCGCCGAGATCGCCGCGAGCAGCGGACGCCGCGCAGTGGACGTGGTGCTCGACACGATCATCGCGGACGGCGGCGCCACCGGCATCCTGATGCACATCGGCGACGAGGACAACGTGCGTGCCATCATGCGCCACCCGCAGCACGCGGGCGGCAGCGACGGCATCCTGATCGGCGCACGACCGCATCCGCGAGGCAGTGGCACCTTCCCTCGATACCTCGGACACTACGTCCGCGAGCTGGGGATCCTCACACTCGAGGAAGCGGTGCGGCACCTGTCCGGGACCCCCGCGCGTCGGCTGGGTATCGACCGCGGCGACGCACCCCGTGGCGTCATCCGCCGAGGCGCGACGGCAGACCTCGTCGTGTTCGACCCGCAGACGATCGCCGCCGGCGCCACGTTCGATGTTCCGCGGGAGGCGCCGACCGGAATCGTGGAGGTGCTCGTCGCGGGGGTGCCGGTGATCTCCGATGGCGAGGTCACAGGTGCCACGCCCGGCGCGGCTCTGCGGATGCCACCTCCTCCGCATCGAGCCACCGTCCCACGCATCGATGCGCGCATCGACCCGGCCGCCCCCGGGTTCCTCTGGACCCCCCAGACGCCGATCGTCGCGTCCCCCGACCTCGCGGCGTCCGTGGCCCGCCTCGGTGGGGGAGGAGACAGTGAGGCACTGCGCCCGATCCGGCTTCTCGTCGACGAGAGCGTGGGCGGCGGCGGGGCGGATGCTGCGGAGGTGAGCGGCGAAGCCTTCCGGGTGACCGTCGCAGCCGACGGGATCGAGGTCAGGGGGCAGAGTCCGGCCGGTGTGTTCCGAGGCAGTTCGACGCTCCGGCAGCTGCGCGAGTCCGATGCGGGTGCTGCCCTCATTCCCGCGGGCGTCTGGGAAGGCGCACCGGCCTACACCTGGCGGGGGGTCATGATCGACGTGGCGCGCCATTTCCGCCCCGTCGAGGACATCCGTCGTCTCATCGACCTGCTCGCCGATCACCACCTCAACGTGCTGCACCTGCACCTGACCGACGATCAGGGCTGGCGCTTCGAAGTGCCCGGCTACCCGCGGCTGACCGAGATCGGTGCTCGTCGGGACGCGACGCAGCGCGGGCACGGTCCGCACGCGACCGTCGAACCGGGCGTGCACGCGGGCTACTACACGACGCAGGAGCTCCGAGAGCTGGTCGCTTATGCCGCCGAGCGCTTCGTCACGCTCGTGCCGGAGGTGGAGCTGCCCGGCCACGTTCAGGCGGCGCTCGCCGCCTATCCGGAACTCGGCAATCTCGATGTCGGGGAACCGGCCGCAGCCCCCTGGGAGCGTTTCGGCGTGAACCCCCGAACGCTGGCTCCGACCGAGCGTGCGTTGGACTTCGGGCGAGCGGCGATCGACGCCCTGTGCGACGTGTTCGACTCGGAGTGGATCGGCATCGGCGGCGATGAGGTTCCCGTGACGGAGTGGTCCGAGAGCCGAGCGGCGGCGAAGCGGATGCAGGAGCTCGGACTGGCGGACCCCCACGATGTGCAGCCGTGGTTCACGGCGCACTTCGTCGCCCACGTGCGCAGCCGGGGTCGCACCGCGCTGGCGTGGGACGAGGTTCTCGAAGGCGTGGTCCCGGAGGGCGTGCGGGTTCTGGCGTGGCGTGGGCCCGTCGCGATGCGCGAGGCACTGCGACGCGGCATCCCCGTCATCGCATGCCCTGACCTGGAGGTGTATCTGGACTACCCGCAGTCGGAATCGGAGGAAGAGCCGATCAGGGTGGGTCCCCCCTTGAGCATCGAGCGGTCGTACACGCTCCGCGTCGAAGACGGTGCGGTCGGCGGTCAGGCGAATGTCTGGAGCGAGCACCTGCCCACCCGCGACCGGGTGGACTTCGTGATGTTCCCCCGGCTCGCCGCGATCGCGGAGCGTCTGTGGATCGGCGGCGATCCCGCGCCGTTCGCCGACTTCGCCCGTCGCCTGCCGACCCATCTCCGCCGCCTGCACGCCGCCGGGGTGCGGTATCGTCCCCTGGACGGACCCACGCCTGATCAGCGACGTCCGGGAGTTCCCGGAAAGCCCCTCACGCTCCAGGCGCGAGAGGAGATCGTGGCGCGGCTCGTGGCTCGCCTGGTGGCGCGCTCCGATCCGGCCGCGACGGGCTCGGTGGCAGTAAAGTAACGTTTCGGTAACCCTCCCCATGCGTCCCGCGGCTGAGGTTGCACAAATTTTGTTCGTAAGGTCTACTAACAAACATGTCCGTTTCGGGTGATCAGCGCTCCGCATCGCCGTCAGAGTATGGCGGCGTCAGCGCGCACGCCTTCGGACCCGGGCGCCATCTGCGATCACGGGCCAAAGTGCTCCCCGAGCATGCCCGCGGCCACAACCGTGCGCTGGTGCTGCAGACCCTGTACCACGCAGGGGCGATGAGTCGCGCCGACCTCTCCCGCGAGACGGGCCTGACCCGCGTGACCATCTCCGACCTCGTCGCCGAGTTCATCGCCGACGGCATCGTCGTGGAGATGGGAGTCCGTGAGGCTGTCGGGCCGGGCAAGCCGCCCATCCTCATCGACATCGACCGCATCGGGCACCAGATCCTCGGCCTCGACCTTTCCGGGCCGACGGCGTTCGAGGGGGCAGTGCTCAGCCTCGACGGCGACGTCCTCGAACGCCGCGAGGTGGCACGTCCGGACTCGACCGACGGCGACGCGGCCTACGCGGCCACGCTCGAGCTCGCCCGCAGCCTCGTCGCCGCATCCACCCAGCCGCTGCTGGGCGTCGGTATCGGCACCCCCGGAGTCGTCCGCCCTGACGGGCTGGTGCTCAGCTCACCCAACCTGGGCTGGACGAATCTGCCCCTCGAAGCGAAACTCAGCATCGACCTCGACCTGCCGGTGCTGGCACGAAACGACGCCAACGCGGCAGTGCTCGCGGAGTACACCTTCGGCGACGCCAAAGCCGACTTCATGCTCATCAAACTGGGTCGAGGCGTCGGCGCCGGCATCATCACCGGCAGCCAACCGCTGCTGGGCAGTCGATTCGCGGCCGGGGAGATCGGCCACGTGGTCGTCGGAACCGACGGCGGACCAAAGTGCGCCTGCGGCAAGAACGGCTGTCTCGAAGCGTGGCTCAGCGTCAGCCGCATGCGCGAAGCGCTGGCCGCGGACCCCGACGCGCGCGACGAGATCCTCCGCGACTCCGGCACCCGCATGGCGATCGCGATCGCACCCATCGTCGCCGCGCTGGACCTGTCCGAGGTCGTGCTGTCGGGGCCGGCAGACCTGCTCGACGGGATCCTGATCGACGCGGCGATCGAGACACTGCACGCGCGCACCCTGGAGGGCGTCTTCGAGGATGTCATCGTGCGCCGCACCCACCAGGACGACATCGTGCTGCGAGGAGCCGCGGTGATGGTGCTCTCCGGACAGCTGGGAGTGTCGTGACGATCCGCCGCAGCGCACTGGCAGCGAGCGACCTCCGATGACGGCCATGGGTGCCGCCGACCGCGCCGGTCGGCAGATTCGAGTGGGCCTGGACGTCGGCGGCACCAAGATCGATGCCGTCGCCGTCGCTCCGGACGGCGAGATCCTCGGCCGCCTGCGCAGATCCACGGGCTGGGGCGAGGAAGCCGTCGTCGAGAGCATCGTGATGGCTGTCACCGCCCTTGCCGACGAGACCGGCTTCCCGCTCGCGAGTGTCCGTTCCGTGGGCATCGGCATCCCCGGACTCGTCGATGCCGACACCGGCCGTGTCGACCACGCCGTGAACCTGGGCGTCGAGTCGCTCGAGCTCGCCGTTCGCGCGCAGGAGGCGCTCGGCGTGCCGTTCCGGGTGGAGAACGACGTCAAGGCCGCCGCTCTCGGCGCCGCCGTCCTGAGTGGTGTGTCGGGATCGATGGCCTACCTCAATCTCGGCACGGGCGTGGCGGCGGGCATCGTGATCGACGGACAGATCTGGCGCGGTTCCCGCGGCACCGCTGGCGAGGTCGGACATATCTCGGTCGACCCGCGCGGACGGCTCTGCGGCTGCGGGCAGCGCGGCTGCATCGAGACGTTCTGCGGCGGGGGCGCCGTCGCGAAGGCCTGGGGGAGACCCGGGGCCCTGCCCATCAGGGACATCTTCGATGCCGCCGACGAGGGCGATCCGGATGCTCTCGTGCTCCGCGACGAACTGTACCGGGGCGCGGCCGCCGCGGTCCGCATCCTCGTACTCACGGCCGACGTCGAGACCGTCGTCATCGGGGGCGGACTCACCGCGCTCGGCGAACGACTCGAGAACGGTATCCGGGCCGCGCTGCTCGCCGATGCCGAGGCGTCGCCGTTCATGCGCTCGTTGCACCTGGACCAGAGGATCGGCATGCTTCCCGCAGGCTCACCCGCCGCCGCATTCGGCGCCGCTCTCGTGGGCGCATCGCTATCAGAGAAGGAGATCGTCCCCCATGGCTGAGGTCGTCATCGTCGAGAACGCGGATGCTGCAGGCGCGCTGGTCGCCACCGAGATCGTCGAGCTCATCGAACGGCGCCCCGACGCCGTCCTCGGGCTCGCCACCGGTTCGACACCGCTGCCGGTCTACCGGGCTCTGCGAACGCACCTCGCCGGCCGCGACGTCTCGCAGGTCCGCGGCTTCGCGCTCGACGAGTACGTCGGCCTCGACCCTGCGCACCCCGAGAGCTACCGGTCGGTCATCACCCGGGACGTCGTCGAGCCGCTCGGCCTCGACCCGCGGCGCATCCACGTCCCCAACGGGGCGGAGGAGACGATCCAACGTGCCGGTGACGACTACGAAGCCGCGATCTCGGCGGCCGGCGGCGTCGACCTGCAGATCCTGGGCATCGGCACCGACGGGCACATCGGGTTCAACGAGCCGGGGTCGTCCTTCGCCTCGCAGACGAGGGTCAAGACCCTCACGGAGCAGACTCGTGAAGACAACGCACGCTTCTTCGACTCGATCGACGACGTGCCGAAGCACTGCATCACGCAGGGACTCGGCACCATCCTGAAGGCGCGCCACCTCGTGCTGCTCGCGTTCGGCGAGGGGAAGGCGCAGGCGGTGGCGGATGCCGTCGAGGGCCCGCTGACCGCTTTCCTGCCCGGGTCGGCGATTCAACTGCATCCCCACGCCACGATCGTCGTCGACGAGGCAGCCGCCTCGCGGCTGCAGCTCGCGGAGTACTACCGGTACACCTTCGCCAACAAGCCGGCGTGGCAAGGGATCTGACGCCGCTTCTCAGCTCCGCGGAGTCGGCCAGGCGATCGGCAGCAGGTGCTCGGTGCTGAGCGGCGCCAAGGGCAGGTTCGCCGCATCGGCGGGCGTGATCCAACGCAGCTCCGCGAGCTCAGCCTGAGCGGTGGCCGATGCCGGATCGATGGTGGTCGCGAATGCTTCGGCGACGACGCGGTGGCCCGGCTCGTTCGCCGCGGCGGAGACGAACGTGCCCAGCGGGATCAGGTCTGCCTCGTCGACTTCCAGCCCCAGCTCCTCGTGCAGCTCACGGGTCAGCGTCTCGGCGGCGGTCTCCCCGGGCTCCGGCTTTCCCCCGGGCTGCATGAACCGGATGGTGCCGTGCTTGCGGACGACGAGGACGCGGCCTTCGTCGTCGACGATCACGGCGGCGCTCACATGGATGTCAGGCATCGGGAACGAACACCTTCCCGGGGTTGAGGATGCCCAGAGGATCGAAGACCGCGGTGATCTCGCGCTGCAGGCGCCACTGGTCGTCACCGAGTTCGTCGGCGAGCCACCGGCGCTTCAGGACGCCGATGCCGTGTTCGCCGGTCAGGGTGCCGCCGAGCCGGATGGCCGCGCGGAAGAGCTCATCCGCCGCGGCCCACACAGGGGGCGGTGTCTCGGGTCCGTCGAAGATGAAGTTCGGGTGGAGGTTCCCGTCACCCGCGTGGGCGACGGTCGGGATGGTGAGGCCGTATTCGCGCTCGATGCGCGCGATCTCGTCGAACATCGCGGGCATCGCGCTGCGGGGCACCGACACGTCTTCGATGAGGGTCGTGCCCAATGCGGCCATCGCGGGGTGCATCGAGCGGCGGATGGCGAGCAGCCTCTCGCCTTCCTGACGGTCGCGCGAGACGATCGTGACGCCCTCGTGGTCACGCAGGATGTCGGCGATCGTGTCGGCCTCTTCGAGGGCGGCGGGGCCATCGGTCTGAATGGTCAGCTGGGCCGTTCCCGGAGCGGGCGCCGGGAGAGCGAGGAGCGCGTGCACGGCGGCGAGACTGGCGGCATCCATCAACTCCATGATGGCCGGCTGCACGCCGGACGCGGTGACAGCGGCGGATGCTGCCGCTGCTGCCCGGACGCCCGGGAACGTGGCTGTAAGGGTGCACACATCCCCGGCGATGAGCCTGCGGAGCTTCAGGGTCGCCCCCACGACGACGCCCAGTGTTCCCTCTGAGCCGACGACCAGGGCGGTGAGGTCGAGCCCGGTCACGCCTTTGACGCTGCGATGGCCGAGATGCAGCAGCCGACCGTCGGCGAGCACGAGGTCGACGCCGAGTACGGCATCGCGGACGACGCCGTACTTCGCGCAGAGCAGGCCGCCAGCGCCCGTGGCGATGTTGCCACCGACGGTGGAGATGTCGCGGCTGGCCGGGTCGGGCGCCCACCAGACACCGTGCTCTGCCAGTTGAGATTTGAGGTCGGCGTTGAGGATGCCGGGCTCGACGACGGCGAGCAGGTCTTCGGGGCGCACTTCGCGCAGTGCGGTCATACGCCGCGTGGAGAGGACGATCTCGCCGGTGCCCGCATTGGCCGCCCCCGCCAAGCCGGTCCCGGCACCGCGGACCACGACGGGTGTGCGCGTGGACGTCGCGATGCGCATGGTCTGCTGCACGTGCTCGACGGTCTCCGCGTGAACGATGGCGAGAGGACGCCCGACCGCCGCATGCCCGGAGCGGTCAGCGCGGGCCGCCTCGAGCGCCGCCTCGCTGACGTCGACGAGCGCGCCGAGTGCCTCCTGCAGCAGGGTCAGAGTGCTCACGACAGAGAGTTCACGATCGTGTTCTCACGCGACGGCGTTCACGACAGGGCGCGACGGCCGCTCAGAACGCCGGCGACGATCGCCACGAGAGCGAATGCGGAGCCGATGAGAGCCTGGCCCATCGACCACCACGCGACGGTGACGCCGACGTAGATGAAGAGCTCGACCACTGCACGGAGGAACGGGTGCACGCGAAGCATGGGTCGCGGCGACAGGAACACCGCCCACAGCAGGATGACGATGACCGGGGCGCCCACTCCGACGATGACGTTCCACGGAAGAGACCAGGTGGCGAAACCCCAGAGCGCGAGAGATGCCACGGCGACCACCAGGACGACGGCGCGGACGATGTCGAGAACTGTGACGACGGGGCGGTCGACGCCGGGAACGGCTGCGGAATCCTGGGGCATGGATCCAGTCTATTCGGCGGGCGCAGGCTCCTCGGCCGGTGCTGTCGCGGCATCCGCGACGGGTTCGGCCGGTGCGGGGGCAGGTGCAGGCTCAGGCGCTGGTGCGGGCTCAGGCGCTGGCGCTGCCGCGGGCTCAGGCGCTGGCGCTGGTGCGGGCTCAGGCGCTGGAGCTGGTGCGGGCGCTGGTGCGGGCTCAGGCGCTGGTGCGGGCTGGGGCGCCGGAGCTGGTGCGGGGGCCGGCTCGGTCACGGTCTCGTCGGCCGCAGCATCCGCTGCCGTAATCCCGAACTCGATCTCGATGATGATTCCCGCGTCGGGCTCCAATTCGAGGAGTGTGGTGTCGACGGAAGGACCCGTGCCCGACGCGAGGAGGTAGCGGAACGTTACCGTGGTGCTCGACGCGAACACGAACTGGCTCAAGGATGGCCGGAGCTCGATGGAGCCGCGACCGTTCGCGTCCAGGACGGTCGAGCTGCCTCTGTCGCTGCTGCCGTCGACCAAGCCCTCGACGGTCGTTCCGGGTGCGCCGGTGACGGGCACGGTGTAGCGAAGCGCATCACCGTCGTAGGTGACAGTGGCGGTCTCCCAGGAGGGCGGCTCCGTGGGGTCTGCCGGCTCTGGTTCGACGGGAGTCTCGGGTTCGACGGGAGTTTCCGGTTCGACGGGAGTCTCTGGTTCGACGGGAGTCTCGGGCTCGACGGGAGTTTCCGGTTCGACGGGGACCTCGGGTTCGATCGGCGTCTCGGGTTCGACCGGTGTCGCCGGGTCGCCCGGTGTATCGGGCTCGTCCGGAGTTCCGGGTTCTACCGGGGCAGCCGGTGCCGCGGGCGGTCGCGGCGCTGCGGGCGGCGCCGGAGCGGCAGGCGCGACAGGGGTCGTCGGCGCCGCCGCGTCGGGGCCTGACTGCTCCACGAGGGGAGGGGCCGGTTCCTCCTCGATCGGGGGAGCGGGCTCTTCGTCGGGTTCGGTGGCCGGTACGTCGATGACGACAGGCTCCTCGAGGCTCATCGATGCATCCGGCCCGACCTCGGAGGAGATCGACGAGGACTCGGCATCGCCGGCGCTGGGAAGCGAAGTGGCGGGGTTCGCCCCGGCGAGCCCGGGGACGATGGTGGCCGCGGCGACGACGCCGGCCACGACGAGGGCGGCGGAACCGGCTCCGACCAGTGCCCCCATTCCACTGAAGATGCCGCCGGAGACAGCTGTGCCCCCGACGCCTCCGATACCGCCGATGCCTGTGCCGACGCCCGCGGGTGCAGCACTCGCCGACCCGGCCGCTCCCGCCCCCACACCACTGGCGGCGATGGTGCCGATACCGGGGTCGCCCGCGAAGACGGCGTCGGGGATGGAGGTCGGCATGGCAGCGAGCGCGACGGTCGGGATGCCACCCGCCTGCAGCGTCGAGAGGTACCCGGCCGCGCCGGTCACTCCGAGGACGAGTGGCAGCAGTACGAGAGCGAGGCGCGTGGAGACGTCTTTGGCTTCTGCGGAGACGATCATGCAGCGGGCGCAGTCGGCGAGATGCAGCTCGAGCCGCTTACGGTCGCGAGTGCTGAGGTTGCCCCGGGAATACGCACCGAGATGTTCGATGGTCCATTGGCACTCGGAGCCCGGGGCGGCACTGCGCAGATGCGCCTGGATCCACGCCTCGCGAAGGCCTTCGCGAGCCCGGAAGGCCAGCTGCGAGACTGCGCCCGCCTTCATGCCGAGAAGCGGGGCCACTTCCTG
This genomic window contains:
- a CDS encoding NUDIX domain-containing protein, whose product is MPDIHVSAAVIVDDEGRVLVVRKHGTIRFMQPGGKPEPGETAAETLTRELHEELGLEVDEADLIPLGTFVSAAANEPGHRVVAEAFATTIDPASATAQAELAELRWITPADAANLPLAPLSTEHLLPIAWPTPRS
- a CDS encoding family 20 glycosylhydrolase, with translation MLLSAEKASAGGVRVYRRATVVDGTGRPRYCADVAVEGARIVAVIQEADADASAQLTLPEGAIEVDATGLVLAPGFIDMHAHSDLAVLRGSDHQAKIRQGVTTEVLGQDGLGYAPLSDAAAPVIAAQIAGWNGMPATAPWRTMDDLLTAIDAATVANAAVLVPQGNLRMMVVGHENRPATPTEIAAMGELLGAALDAGAFGMSSGLTYTPGMYADVAELEALCRVVAERGGYWAPHTRSYGGGALAAYREALDIGRRTGCPVHLTHATMNFAPNRGRSGELLALIDDAIADGVDVTLDTYPYLPGATTLAALLPSRLAATGDLLRTLAELDAAGREAVRVELEELGCDGFHGEKADWSAIQISGTANPALADLVGRTIAEIAASSGRRAVDVVLDTIIADGGATGILMHIGDEDNVRAIMRHPQHAGGSDGILIGARPHPRGSGTFPRYLGHYVRELGILTLEEAVRHLSGTPARRLGIDRGDAPRGVIRRGATADLVVFDPQTIAAGATFDVPREAPTGIVEVLVAGVPVISDGEVTGATPGAALRMPPPPHRATVPRIDARIDPAAPGFLWTPQTPIVASPDLAASVARLGGGGDSEALRPIRLLVDESVGGGGADAAEVSGEAFRVTVAADGIEVRGQSPAGVFRGSSTLRQLRESDAGAALIPAGVWEGAPAYTWRGVMIDVARHFRPVEDIRRLIDLLADHHLNVLHLHLTDDQGWRFEVPGYPRLTEIGARRDATQRGHGPHATVEPGVHAGYYTTQELRELVAYAAERFVTLVPEVELPGHVQAALAAYPELGNLDVGEPAAAPWERFGVNPRTLAPTERALDFGRAAIDALCDVFDSEWIGIGGDEVPVTEWSESRAAAKRMQELGLADPHDVQPWFTAHFVAHVRSRGRTALAWDEVLEGVVPEGVRVLAWRGPVAMREALRRGIPVIACPDLEVYLDYPQSESEEEPIRVGPPLSIERSYTLRVEDGAVGGQANVWSEHLPTRDRVDFVMFPRLAAIAERLWIGGDPAPFADFARRLPTHLRRLHAAGVRYRPLDGPTPDQRRPGVPGKPLTLQAREEIVARLVARLVARSDPAATGSVAVK
- the nagB gene encoding glucosamine-6-phosphate deaminase; protein product: MAEVVIVENADAAGALVATEIVELIERRPDAVLGLATGSTPLPVYRALRTHLAGRDVSQVRGFALDEYVGLDPAHPESYRSVITRDVVEPLGLDPRRIHVPNGAEETIQRAGDDYEAAISAAGGVDLQILGIGTDGHIGFNEPGSSFASQTRVKTLTEQTREDNARFFDSIDDVPKHCITQGLGTILKARHLVLLAFGEGKAQAVADAVEGPLTAFLPGSAIQLHPHATIVVDEAAASRLQLAEYYRYTFANKPAWQGI
- a CDS encoding ROK family protein produces the protein MTAMGAADRAGRQIRVGLDVGGTKIDAVAVAPDGEILGRLRRSTGWGEEAVVESIVMAVTALADETGFPLASVRSVGIGIPGLVDADTGRVDHAVNLGVESLELAVRAQEALGVPFRVENDVKAAALGAAVLSGVSGSMAYLNLGTGVAAGIVIDGQIWRGSRGTAGEVGHISVDPRGRLCGCGQRGCIETFCGGGAVAKAWGRPGALPIRDIFDAADEGDPDALVLRDELYRGAAAAVRILVLTADVETVVIGGGLTALGERLENGIRAALLADAEASPFMRSLHLDQRIGMLPAGSPAAAFGAALVGASLSEKEIVPHG
- a CDS encoding L,D-transpeptidase family protein, with translation MTDLIAARGAADEAHGDDASTAVLTPSGAGPDSMPPTTGEQPLAWAPIEPAPKKRRLGLWIGLGVGVLALGAGAASTILIAPGTTVAGIPVGWLTPGAAAEAISAHLAETEVVLTGEGDGTVLTGSDLGATLDASALADEAFASDPMWNLGAWMGEPVAADITLDVDKATAALRDAVPTSFSDPVDAGVVFDTAKATYVATPAEAGTGIDVVALNAAFTEAVADGEKTLEFSGAPAEAPAAVSDEDAAATVAAVNTMLGNIGFYVGEERVVPIAPAVAASWLTIVNDGGQLRIEADPQAIQGTVDALPGAVDRAPVTAKNIVDSAGTVLRTEQAGVTGRAVGDTSGVADEFAQQLAAGDGVFAVPVSETPFETVNLFRKIEIDLGSQRAYLFENNEVVNSWAVSTGLPGTPTPTGNFKVFAHTDMQDMGCYEGAPYCTEDVPWITWFTTNIGFHGTYWHSNYGTPMSHGCVNLPIDMAKYVYDWSPVGVEVAVYN
- a CDS encoding RidA family protein, translating into MTAKTRVSTDAAPAPAHTFSQGVRKGPIVQVSGQGPVDPETNEYLFPGDVAAQTTRTLENVKAIVEASGATFDDVVMLRVYLTKREDFPIMNDAYGAFVNAHTTSGVLPSRTTVFTGLPREEMLVEIDGLAVID
- a CDS encoding FAD-binding oxidoreductase; the protein is MSTLTLLQEALGALVDVSEAALEAARADRSGHAAVGRPLAIVHAETVEHVQQTMRIATSTRTPVVVRGAGTGLAGAANAGTGEIVLSTRRMTALREVRPEDLLAVVEPGILNADLKSQLAEHGVWWAPDPASRDISTVGGNIATGAGGLLCAKYGVVRDAVLGVDLVLADGRLLHLGHRSVKGVTGLDLTALVVGSEGTLGVVVGATLKLRRLIAGDVCTLTATFPGVRAAAAASAAVTASGVQPAIMELMDAASLAAVHALLALPAPAPGTAQLTIQTDGPAALEEADTIADILRDHEGVTIVSRDRQEGERLLAIRRSMHPAMAALGTTLIEDVSVPRSAMPAMFDEIARIEREYGLTIPTVAHAGDGNLHPNFIFDGPETPPPVWAAADELFRAAIRLGGTLTGEHGIGVLKRRWLADELGDDQWRLQREITAVFDPLGILNPGKVFVPDA
- a CDS encoding YrdB family protein; translation: MPQDSAAVPGVDRPVVTVLDIVRAVVLVVAVASLALWGFATWSLPWNVIVGVGAPVIVILLWAVFLSPRPMLRVHPFLRAVVELFIYVGVTVAWWSMGQALIGSAFALVAIVAGVLSGRRALS
- a CDS encoding ROK family transcriptional regulator encodes the protein MSVSGDQRSASPSEYGGVSAHAFGPGRHLRSRAKVLPEHARGHNRALVLQTLYHAGAMSRADLSRETGLTRVTISDLVAEFIADGIVVEMGVREAVGPGKPPILIDIDRIGHQILGLDLSGPTAFEGAVLSLDGDVLERREVARPDSTDGDAAYAATLELARSLVAASTQPLLGVGIGTPGVVRPDGLVLSSPNLGWTNLPLEAKLSIDLDLPVLARNDANAAVLAEYTFGDAKADFMLIKLGRGVGAGIITGSQPLLGSRFAAGEIGHVVVGTDGGPKCACGKNGCLEAWLSVSRMREALAADPDARDEILRDSGTRMAIAIAPIVAALDLSEVVLSGPADLLDGILIDAAIETLHARTLEGVFEDVIVRRTHQDDIVLRGAAVMVLSGQLGVS